In Brachypodium distachyon strain Bd21 chromosome 5, Brachypodium_distachyon_v3.0, whole genome shotgun sequence, the genomic window GCAAGCCAGGCTTCTTTTCTCTCTGTCCTGCTGTACGTGTACATCAAAACAGGACAGGAACTCGGCGATTGAGGTTGGCAATTCCCACACGAGAGGTGTGAAGGGAGGCACCGCAGAGACGAGACGAGACGAGACGACCTGACACAGTGATATGTCAAAAATTCTATCCATCCAGCAACCACAGACTCGGTGCCCGTTTCGGGCCCATGCCAGGCCAGTATGTCACCCGTTGCCTCAAGAGCGAAAGGATAAACATACGGCCGCTCCAAGGACAATGGAAGACTGAAGAACTTTGGAAGGGAAGGGAAAACAGAGCAGGCAGCGCGCCCCGCAGAGGAATTAGTACCCGTATATCATTCAAGAACGCACGGTTCGAAACGAGGACGAGAAGATGCAATCTGTACGTCCATCATCGCTTCATAAACAAATGGATAGAGACTGAAAAGAAGGACGGTGTAGAATTGCGCACCAGAATCCGGGGATGAGATGAagcccgcccgagccgccgaGGCTGATGCGAATGGCAGGTGCGGTTCGGACCTGGAGCAGAGGAGGTGGAGCTACCGGTGTCTGGTGGTGGCCTTCGTGGCTTTGCAGAGTCGTGCTTTAATAGCCCAAGCCTCTGCGCCGCCTCTGGGAGAAGAGAGCTGGACGACGACTCGACGAGACGGGCCAGACGGGGCAACCTTTTCGTAGGGTGGTCATAAAAACCGAGAAACCGAAACCGATCACCGAAGAACCAGAAACCGAAGCTGATTGGACCGAAACCGAAAAACCGTTTAAAACTTCGGTCAGCAAACTCAAAGAACCGAATTTTGTTCGGTTAATTCGGTCTCTTGCCTCTGTTAACCGAAAAAACCTGAAAAACCGAAGTTCATTGCTGCATCTTTAAAATTTAATGTTTTCATTGCATGTTAGATGATATTTACTCATTACATGTGTCTGTGTCACATAAGattatgtgtttatttttgcGTGTAACTtaaatctattttctgttgtaagTAGAAGATTGAactaaatttgttttcattattTCTTTTGCCGTAAACACAATGTTTGATTAGTGCGGTTCCGAACCGAATTTTCGGTTCTCAAAATTTTTAAGATAACTTCGGTCCTCATATTTGAAGAACCGAATTTCATGAAAATCCGAAAAACCGCGCCGAAATTTCGGGTATAACCGAACGCCCACCCGACCTTTGCCTATCTTGGTGCCGTCGCGCCGGCCGGGCCACCAGCGCGCGTAATCTGCCACGCCCGTTTCTCGACCACTCGTTGTCACGTGCGCCCCTGCGCCGCCACGTAGGAAAGAGCTCGGCcgttgcttttcttttctggtcccgGCTGTCCGATTTCAATCCAGCTGCAGTGCACCGCTCGACCTGTATATGTCACGTTCTCCTCCAAAGGTACGGGAAATTGGGGAAAAGCGGAGAGATCTTCTCTCGTGGTAAACTTGCAGCCTAACGGAGACCGGAGCGAGACCCTTCGGACTTGATTCCAATAGCGAATCGTTGCACCGGTCTATTCTCAGTGCACATCAAAGATACCAGACTGCGGAATATGCACCAATCCTCCTTGTCAAGATAGAATTATCTGCAGAAATCATTTGTCCAGTTGCGTCGTTGAGGGTCATATATGAGTCTCAATGTTTCGTGATACGAGTTGGTTTTGGCGGTCCCTCTCGCAGAGTCGTGAGCTAACCATACTTTTTCCCTTTGCAGTCCCGTAAGTAGTTGTCGGGTTAACTAGTGTAGCTGATGAATCGTGGTTACACTTTACTTCCCTGCTCCGCTGTGGCCATTATCTTGGAGACGTGTGCTCAGTCGCGGTTGCTGAGTAGCTTCACTGCTGGTGGATAGAGTTGAGTCAGCCGTGCTAAGCCGCCTCATGCATGTCCAGTGCATTTTGAATCAGCATGATAATCCCACGCGCATGACTGCTTTGGCTGGTTCCCCGTTCGTGCGAAACGCTCGTGAGTGCTGACGGTAGCACCGGATAAGCTGGCCCAATAGTACACGTGGGCTCTTACGATCCAAGCTCCTATGGTCTCCTGCGGCGGAAATTAACGACAACCCATTGCCAGGGCCGTATCGACGCATTCGAGGCCCTGGTGCAAAACTCAAAATGGGGCCCTAAAATAACAAAATACGGCATAATAAAAGTTGGATGAACTCACAAACACGAGAGAACCTTGAATTGTTGCGATCTGAAATTCTTAATTCTTATTCTTTTGTGGGTATGAAATTCTTAATTCTAGCGTTGCTGCAAACAGGCGGATTTATGATTTGGGCCTGGCTGCAGCATCGTCTTCAAAGTGTCAAATTGAATACTAAAAGATAATAGATTAGGCATTCAAGGAGTTGCTTTTGAGTCTGCGATCAACATGTACGCTTCACGTACGGGATAGACTGGACATCGGGAAGCTCCGCAAGCTGACCCTCGGTCCTTCTCGCTAGGCATTACGGACCTCATCTGTTTATTGGGCCTAGTAATTTGCTGTTAATTAATCATAGCTAACCAATACTAAAGTTCAACTTGTGGCCCTGAACACGTGCACACTTTGCACCTGTCAGTATACGGCCCTGCCCATTGCCATAGTAGAAATCCAATTGTCCAACTGTCCAAGTGATGACCTAATAGGTCCATCATATAAGAGGTTGAACAAAACCTTCATCGATGCTCTTACTTTGagacaaaaaatatatctaaAATTCACATCTGACATAGATCTCGCCGACCCGGCCATCATTCTAAGCCCGGAAACACCATCATCTTCTCCGATGCCGGTCAccctccccccctcccccccaaCCCTAAGTTGAACTGTCGGACTTACCTCACCGGCGGCTCATCTCTCCTGCTTGCCTCCGCCCCCACCATCGGTTGGGCTCGAGACAGAGACGAGTacgagaaggagagagagagagacatgCAGAGGAGATGGAATGAAGAGATAATTATGCGAAGGGATAAGGGAAAGTGGGTGGGGCCCACCGGAATTAATGCCATCAAATTGGTCCGCTAGGATCGTAGAAGGCGATTACGCACCAAAGAGATAATCTGCATAGTCCTTACACCCACAACCCTTCATCTTTCCCCTCCAATCGTCCTATTTCCAACTATCTCTTGCTTTCACATTGCTGGCTGATGCGTGCCGTAGAATCTGGGTCATGGTTTAGTGCATTTGGTACAAATAACTTCAACGGAATGATATCAATTTGGATCCGGTCATTGTAACTAAGTTCACGAGATAATTCAACGGAATACACTATACCATGAACCAAATGCAGTGGGCGTCCATATGTCGGCAATGCTAGCGGGCAGTGAACTGCCAGGATTAGCCCGTACTACCGACTGTTTAATTAACAACCAGGAAATATAATGGCTAGAACAAGTCTTTTCCGACTGTCCAACGAACTCGCCGAGCAAGCGGTGGTCATCATTTCTCAAGGACCGAGCCACTAGATCGCGTGAAAACAATGTAACCGACCTATGGAAGAAATCAAGAGAGGCTTGGGGATGACGGGTCATGAATGCATCGACGAAGAGAGCCCAGATTAATTGGTGTGGACGGGAGAAGAGTAAAACCCTTAGCGCATATGGGAGCCGTCTCTCATACAGGTGGAGGGGTGAGAAGGCAATCGCCAAAACGAAGGGTTTCAGAATAAATCACCAATTCCATGGGCAAAGCACGAGAGGCAAAATCCTTGCGATGCGCCCGTCCAACACCACTATGACCTGCAACACCGCACCTAGTAACTCTTTGAACAGACGGTTTGAATAGCACATGAAACAACATCTAACGGCAATGTAACTATAGATGAGGTCGAATCTTAGTGAACACTTGGCTAAACGTTTGACTCTTCATGAAGAGTCCGTTATCATCTCTCTAATTTTTCTCCTCTCCGTATAAACAgttttaaaacaaaagttaGCGAAGAGTTGATATTTACGGATGCCGTTAAGCGCTCGCCTCCAAAGCGGGAGACATTGGGTTTCAGTTCCACCGTGTTAACAACACACTTCTCACATGAATCTATTAGTCATCAATTGGGATCACAAGCCATGGATTCATGGAGTTCTAGAGATTTGCATATGAAGAAGATGAAAgtgagaaggaagaagacggaaGCAGAGAAGCCGAAGCCAtcaaattcctttttttttagaacaatgatctggctttatttattcaacCATAAAGTACATCTGAtcgaaaaaactaaaacgacAACAAAGATTTCGGATAAACCGAAaattacataaaaaatatttgaagCCAACTTCTCTAGCTGCGTCTTTTGCATCTTGATGTTTCTCCAAATCTCTGGTGACGAAACAGTAGAAGACCAAACCTGCATAAGCAGAACTAACCTTGTAGGTTTACTGAGCCGCATGAGCCGCCACCCCAACGGGTGAGAACTTACGATCATTGAACGCGCGGTGGCCGGGGACACACCCCTCGCAAGACAGATTGTCAAACCATTGAATCATCGCCGAACTGACGAGGAGAAGACCAAAATCACGAAATTACGAGCCGTGTGATCCACAAACTTCATGGAGTAGACCATGATAGCCACGCCAGAACGGAGATGAAGCCGGGAGACCAAAAATCCGAGCGTCATCGTCTCCACCGTCAGGATGCCGTCGTCAAGATACACAAAACCTTATAAAAAATGTAATAAGACGATGGCCAGatgttgatccgtggttcctCTCACCTCTTGATAGCCAATAGGCTACcggagacgaggggaaccgaCAAAGAACGGCACAGGTGGTTTTTCTGCtggtggcggctagggtttcacgaACTCAACCGGACATGGATAGAGGCCGGCCGGTAGCCATCAAATTCCTAGCTACCTCTCCTGGTTGTCCTCTTCCTGTATTTGTAGAGCATTGGCCATCCTAGGCCCAACCCATGTGCCGTGGCCCAGCCGACCCATAGAAAGAACCTTTAACACACCGTGATCGTGTCATGTGTTCACCGCAtcgacctttttttttccggttgATTTGCGTGTTCACAACAAACCAAACCGTAATGGAAGAAGAATCCAGGAGTGGATTAGTTGAGTTTTCCTTGTGGAAGAATCGCGCGGCCCGGTTCGTGTAACCGGCCTGCAATCCAACCTGTGTACTGTATCCCGACTTGCGATCTACTGGAGAGTTAGAAACGAACTCACGAAAACCTTAGGCCCCTATAGCTACCTGTCATATATGTACACGCAGAACCCCTTTCTCTCGACCACGTCCACGTACGCAAGCAAACCAACCATCGCCGACTCGGCGTGATCGTATCGCACCAATGCCCGTCCCTGCCTCGCTCCTCGTCTCGTCGGCGCTCTGCGTCGGCGCGTCGGCGTGCGCGTCGACGGGCCTCGCGTTCCACGCCACGTTCGCCGCCTCCGTCGTCTTCATGCTGCGCGCGCTGTCCCCGGAGCTCGTCGACGGCTTCTTCGGCCGCGTGgacgcccgcgcgcgccgagaTTCGCGCCTCGTCCGCTCCGCCGTCGGGTCTCTGAGGGACGGGGCGCGCGCCAGCCCCACGATCGCGCCCATCTACGCCCGCGCCGAGGAGCGCTTCCGCCGCGCCCACGCGTCCGTCGCGGGCGCGATCGACGGCCTGGATAGGAGCGCGAGGGCGAagctcggcgccgccgcggacgcgGCGTTCCTCGGGCTCCGCGTGGCCGCGGGCGTGATCAATCTGGCGGCGACATTGCTGATCCCCCTCGCTCTCCAGGAGGCGAAAATCCGAGCGCCGTCGGTTCTGAGATGGACGGGCGTGAAGCAGATCCGAGTCAGGCCGCCGCCCGGGTCCGGCTCCAAGCGGGACACCACGTTGCTCGTCCTCTGGTGTTCGGCGATCTTCATGTACTGCGCGCAGCTTCTCGTCCTCAACACCCTCTGCAGCGGCATCACGACGTTCGCCGCGTGCTTCTCGTGCTTCGCCGCGCTGTGTGGCTTCGCGCTCTTGGAAGCCGAACGGGTCTACCTGTGGGATTCCTACGCCCTTGACACCAAAGGAAGCAGCAAAAGCACGGCCAACGCCGCAGGAGGAGCCACGGAGATGGATCACGCCACGCGGGATGCCTGGAAGAGCCTCTGGATGCAGATCATCGTGGCGCACTTCAGCGACGCCTGCTCCCTCGGCTTCGTGCTGGGCAAGCGGCCGCTGGCGCTCGCGTCCTTGGCCGTCTTCAACCTCGCGGCGCTGAAAGCAGCCAGGCGGGCTTACCCGGCgccggacgacgacggcggagCGCGCGGGGGCGTGAACGAGTGGCACCGCGCCGCGGCGACGGTGGTCGCGATAGACGTCGCCAAGGTCGTTGCCACGTACGTCGTGATCGATTTCCACCTGGGCGCGCTGTGCTTTGCCACGCTCTGCTTCAAGGTGGCATTGATGGTGTTCCACGCGGTTAGCTCATCGGATGCCGGTGCTTCGGGGTCGGGGGATGAAGACATCCCGGTGGAGGGTGCTGGTCTTGCCGAGGACGTCGCCGGGAATGCCGGTGCCTTCGGGTCTGGGGGCGATGACATCCCGGTGGAGGGTGCCGGTCTCGCCGGTGATGCGGAGGGCTCTGACGATGCTATTACAGAGGATTCGAGTCCTATTGGTGCCAGCGTCCACGAAGAGGAAGGCTCGCCCGCGGAGGAGCAGTCAGATGTGTCAGATTCAGAGGAGCAGCGTTGCGAAGAATCAGACCACAGCAGTACCAGCAGCATGGACGACTGGAGTTTGGTAGGCGCCGATCCGATGATGCCGGTTGATGTTAACGGTGGTATCAGTCGGAGGTTCAGGTTCTTGACATAAGATGCGATCCAGCGATTTATTAAACATATTCAAAACATcggattttttttgagggaaaaaacATCGGAAATTTGTCTTATGAATGAAACGATAGAGAATTTTGtagcttttattttttttagcagtTCCTCTTGTAGAGATTGCTTGATTTATGGACCACACTGCTCTTGGTTGTGTTTATTCTGTGATCGACACACTGCTGTTAGTACTACTCCTTCTGATcttaaatttttgactcaaatttgtcaaaatatagATGTacctatttttaaaaagcgtttagatgcatgtaatatttcgacaacaatttagaatcagaaggAGTAATGGTTTTCAACCATATGAGATTGAAGATGACGTGCCGCTTCAATTATCGGCCAAATATTACGTGTTGAGTTTGGGGAACTGCAAGCTGATTAAACCTAAAAGTCAAGCCGTCTATGCAATACACAAGATTCAAAATGATCCAAATACACTTCGATCCCGCACGTATTTCTTTCGAAAAAGAGGATAACCCTTTGCCTCTCTATTAATGATGCAGGCAACCATTCAATATTACCGAGTATCATGATATTATTATGGCGTTACAAAACTAATCAAATAGGAATAGGACAATCGGTACGACTCGTCTAGTGTATAGCGTATTATGATGTTACAAAACTAACCAAGTAGAAATAGGACAGCCGATACGATTCATGTAGCGTATAGCCTAATGCAAGCTAATAAATAGAATACCAATACAACTCATGTGTATTACATAACCCATTGCGAATTGACCACccaaaatgaaaaacaagctCCAAACTACCATCTCCAACCAGTTGCACTCAATAACTTAATGGTTTGTGCATGTATGCTTAATTATATTTGCCACTTAGATTGAAATACTAGAGAAGAGGAGGGGTGCCAAACTGTGGCCCACAGAATCGCTCCATGTCTTGTTACAAGCGGAAGTAAACTTTAATGTTGTTTCATTCAATTCGTACAATTTTATATCATTTTAGTTTTGTAACATATATCCTCGTGCGTGAAACCACCTTAGAACTCcatatacttttttttagaaaaaaactCCATATACTTGTCTAAAGACCTCTTTGATTTATAGGATTTTCAAAAATAGAAACAATAAATGCATAATTAGAGTGTCATGCCATTTTGAATACTACATGATCGGATGGATTTATAATTCTGATTATACACATTTAAAACAGGCGTCACATCCTGTGAATCCAGTGTCTTTGTGCATCCGTGCATCCGGCTCTGCTCTACCTTCCGATCGGAATCATGCGACCAGACTCTCTCCGCGGCAATTTTACAGAAACAGGCCCGCCTCGTCCAGGTTAAGCTTGCTAATTAACCAGAATTTTGTTAAAAACGCCCCCATCAAATTACATCTTCCCCAACTCTGAGCCTCTCTCTGTGACGGCCAAAATTTCCCGTGTGGTACCCCTGAGATCGATCAACATGGCGGCGACTGCGGTTAGCGACAACGGATTTGATTGCACAACGCCTGAGGCAACGTGCTTGCCCTCTTCCCCTCCAAGGTTACGATGCGACGATCCTGAGATTGATCATGGCCTTTGCCCTAGTCCGTTTAGCCGTAATGCGGCAGATCGTGGCTTCACTAGGAGGACACATGCAGTTTCAGGTAAGATACAGCAGGAGCAAAATACTCCTAATATACGTTGTGCAGTTTCAGGTAACGCACACATGAATAAAATCGATCTCAGTACACGTACATTGTCCATACATGTGTGCTCCTCGTCTGATTATTTTTCATTGTTGAACTGCTTGTGCATATTCTGTACATATACATGTGTGTTTCATGATAGTCGCAATTGTCCAATCAAGAAAGGTCAAGGAAAATGAATCACGGTTCTAAAAAACAGGCAACATGATGGTTTTTCATCATGGCCTTCAGTTGCCATGGAAATCATGACTTCATACATCTTAtgagttactccctctgatcctaaattcttgactcaagtttgttcaaatatggatgtatctatttttaaaaagcatctagatacatgtaatatttcgacaacaatttaggatcggagtatTATACAATTTCAGTTTTAGGGACCATACCAATTTCCTTGATGTACTGAATTTTCCTAATGGACGAGAACTTGTGTTTCTTTCAAATTGGTTTCATGTTATTTTCTGTTACTGTTTCCCGTGGAATGGAGTTTAGGAGCTGGTACCATAGCTTAACTTCTTCTAATCTCTAATATATTGCAAGTAGCAATTGGCCCCTGGGATGAAAAAATTATACGAAGGAGCAACAGATAGCCCCTGGGAGAAAATTATGCAATAGTATGTATCAGGTGCAAAACATTAGCTGCAGAACATCATTACTTAAAAAAGTATCAGCAGCTTTTCATTGATTGATATAATTGTTACATTAGGAGCTCTGATTAGTAAATTTCCAGTACCAGAAGTAGCATGTATCAGGTGAAAAGTTTCACCACCATCACATCTGATTAGTAAAATTGTAAATTACAGAGTGTATCAGGCCAGTAACACCTCAGAACTAATACTAGAGCAGCTTATCAGTCTCAATTGCATTAAGAAAGCACAATAGTTGTTTCTTTATAATATTTTCATTCACAAAACAACTTGACATCCGGTACCTTCAGAAATTTTTGCTCACCAACACTCTGTGAATCACATTCCGAAGCTACCAGGGCACacccaaacaaaaacagaTGCAATCTACAACGCAAGTTGTCTAACAAGAACTGCTATGTCAAATAATAATAGCTGTCTCCTTCAAAGCAGAATGAGTGAGGtcgcctcgtcgccgggaTGTGGTGACCGGCGAACGCGAGTCTCGGTCACAGGCTAGCAGTTGCCATCGCATCTGGATGTGGTGGCCGCCGATACTTGTTCCGTCGCACGCAGCCATTGATGGGATGTGGTGGTCGCCGGGGTATCCGTCGCCGAGACGTGGGTGCGTCGTGGGTGTCGGCTCGGTGCATGCTCTTGGCGATGGGGTCCTGCCGGCGCCCTCGGCGACGTGGCCGTTGTCGCGGAGCCGCTTCTCGGCGAACTCGAGGAGGTCGTCCTTGCCTTCGAGGTTGGGGATTGGAAGATCAGCGTGGGACAGATCCGTGGTTGAGAGATTGGGGATCGAGGATTTTTGTTTGAACGAGAGGATAGGGAAACTTGGGgagtcaggactcaggaggaCGCGGGATCGGGCAAGATGACTATAGCTGGGGGcttttttggttaattagcAAACTTAACCTGGACGAGGCGGGCCTGTTTCTGTAAAATTGCTGCGGAGAGAGTCCGGTCGCACGATTCCGATCGGAAGGTAGAGCAGAGCTGGATGCAGGGATGCACAAAGGCAGAGGATTCACAGGACATGACACCTTTAAAACATGAGAATCTTACCAAGAGTTTTGAGTGAACGGGAATTTTCCTATAAATTCTATTTTGACTATCAGTTACACAAAATAAACAAGTGAGATATGTACTGGCATAGAGGCTACATCgctgatttatttattttcggaATACGTTTTTTGTGCACGTACAAACTGCATGTTATCGTGTTCCATCGCTGGCTCGCGCAAAGGCAGTTCGTTCCATCATATCGCTGTTAGAGCTGGCCGCCAGTGCAGCAGCGTGAAACACCACTGCATCTGCAAGCTACTGCTTGGCGCTTGCATTTCACTCTTTCATAGCAGTTGGCAACCACTCCAACTCGGCCACTCCATAACTCAAACCCAAACCACAATGCGCCATGCAACAACACCACATTCCTCCCAACCTCTGCACAAACTTCTGCACCCTATGACCATGACACATATCCCAGCAGGTCATCTCCGCCTGTATAAATCCGCCCCTTCCACGCAATTAACCAATCAAATCAAACCGAGCGCCTGTCATCTCCTAAACCCCATCAAATCCCCTTCCCGTCCATTCATCTTCACACAAAGCACCAGCAAACATGAGCACTAGCGAGACCGCCACTGTCATCCCTGTTTACGACGTCGCCCCCGGCCAGCAGGGCGCGCCCGCCGTCGACAGGGCCCCCGCACCTTCCGCGCCTCCTGCCGCAGCCGCGGCCcctgcggcggcagccgccaAGTCGACGGCGCCGCGCAGGTTCGCGGCCGGCCGGTTCTTCCGGCAGAGCGACCGCGGCAGCCGGTGCCTGGCGTTCCTCGACTTCCTGCTGCGGATCGCG contains:
- the LOC112269389 gene encoding uncharacterized protein LOC112269389, whose protein sequence is MPVPASLLVSSALCVGASACASTGLAFHATFAASVVFMLRALSPELVDGFFGRVDARARRDSRLVRSAVGSLRDGARASPTIAPIYARAEERFRRAHASVAGAIDGLDRSARAKLGAAADAAFLGLRVAAGVINLAATLLIPLALQEAKIRAPSVLRWTGVKQIRVRPPPGSGSKRDTTLLVLWCSAIFMYCAQLLVLNTLCSGITTFAACFSCFAALCGFALLEAERVYLWDSYALDTKGSSKSTANAAGGATEMDHATRDAWKSLWMQIIVAHFSDACSLGFVLGKRPLALASLAVFNLAALKAARRAYPAPDDDGGARGGVNEWHRAAATVVAIDVAKVVATYVVIDFHLGALCFATLCFKVALMVFHAVSSSDAGASGSGDEDIPVEGAGLAEDVAGNAGAFGSGGDDIPVEGAGLAGDAEGSDDAITEDSSPIGASVHEEEGSPAEEQSDVSDSEEQRCEESDHSSTSSMDDWSLVGADPMMPVDVNGGISRRFRFLT